aaaataataaattttagaaatattattaaattttaataaaatataataaattataatttttataaaaatagtaaaaaataaaattgtaaaaaatagcgaccctaattttttcaattaaagtcatCACAAGACAACGTGACATgtgatgaaaaataataaaaaaataaaaatcaataaaaatgttTCTTTTGGtacaataatttttataaaaaattatgaaatttatatttatttacattttgtataattttcttacaactttataaaattttaatttttttatatttctatatattttataatttttactatttttatgaaatttaacaattttttatgaattttatatattttatattttaataaattttaataattgaatttttattaaaatttaataatatttataacttttattgattttaatttttaatttttaattttttctaattttaataaaagcGGGGCCTAATTgtgttttttttgaaaaagtttaagggccttttgatgtattttgaaagttcaagaaCCCAattgaatgcaaaaaaaaaaaagttaagggctttattgtttttattaaaaagttttgagggcattttttatgcattttgaaagttcaagtacccaaatgagtataaaaaaaaaagcaggggcttaattgcttttttttaaaaaaaagttttagGGCTTTTTGCatcaaacttaaataattaaacttaaataaaaaaaattttcgtgATTGATCTGTCGTAATTTATCACATCAAATTAGGCTCTCTAAAATGCTTGATGAGTTTATTGagtattttctatgtttttttgttgatttttagtttttagtattaatgactttttttttttagttttaatcCTTTTAAGACCCATTTTGGCAAAATGGTTTCATTAGGAGTCTAATAGTGTATATAAGTTTATGTAGGGAGACAGCTATAGCCAAACCTTGAGGAAAATTGCATTTGATGTGGGTACCATGACACTAATGTTAGGATGTTGTGACATTGAGCCTCCATCATCTTAAGGGAGCAAAACTTCAACGAGAAACCAACTTGGAACAGTCTGTCGAAGATGTCGCAGCACTAGGTGTGATGTGCCGCGACATCGAGCTCGAGGTACCGACGTCAAGCCAACTCCACTACTGATGGTTGAAGTGAAGGAGCCAGGGCCACTATTGAGAATGTTGTGACACCAACTAGCCTATGTCGCGATATCAAGAACCTCTAAAGCCAGCATTGTGCCATTATTGAGGGTATCGCAACACTGAAGTCTGACAGTGTCCAACATTAACTTAAGTCAGCTCATACACTCTAATGGCATTTTTGTCAAATTTTAGGATTGTAACTTGGTTGTATTAAAGGCACTTTTAATGTCAAACATAAAGGAGTCATCTTTTATCATCCTTTTAGTTTCTATTTTATTCTCTTCATCATTTTTAGGTTTAGAGTTTTTTCCTTTCTTAGCTTAGTTAGTTGATAGTTGTTAGTTTCTTTAGTTCTACTGTAGCTTTAACTTTCTTGCAATTAGATACAAAAACTCTTCTTTGTATTTTGATATCTCTTTAAAGAATCTAATAGATTTCAACTTTGTGAAATTGCAAAAGTGTAAAAATCTCAACTTTGGTTGTACTTTCATCACCATTGGTATTGCTATCATCTTCCACAAAGACTCCATCTAGAGTTACTAAGATTTTCTCAACCTTATTTTTTTATGCTTTCTTTAATGAACAATTAAAGCCTGAACTTTACTGATGTTTGTATGTTGATGATGAGTAGTCACTAAATCTTATGGCGATTGGTTGATGGAAATGTTGTATGGTCAGTTTTTGGGTCAgagattaaatcgtaaaaattaaactaaattgaatagactTCAAAACCTAGAATTGATGCCTCCAGGTGAACACTTATATAGGTGAGACCGAGGGGAGAGCTTATTGAGAACCAATTTAATTGTCCTAATTTAGTTTAGTGAGATTGAGAGATAAATTAGACTAAATCGTCTAATTGGGTAAAATGGTGACTGAAAGGTAAAATTGAACCAATTAGGAATTTGAACAATTTACATCCCTAATCCAAGAACTGACTAGCAACATAGAAGTCAACCGACCACTTTAGTCCATTAAATTGATATTTATGCGCTTTTGTTtgctttgcaatttagtcctcctAGGTGTAAGTTAGTGTAATTAATCTATTATGATGGTTTGCCGTAAAATAATACTTAGTGAGTAGCTAGCTAAAATTCATAATTGCATGCATTTTCATTGTTAGTCACTTTATCACTTCATCTCTCTTGGGTTTGATCATCGGAATACTCCGTGTTTCTTTGTAACACAAAAATATTACTTTCAATCTACCATACTTGAAGTTAAGCCACTctaatttttgatatttttgtgTTGATTCTTTGCTCGGCGTTCATACGTCATGACGCTGTTAGTGAcatacaataaattataaaataaattaatctaattttcacaattaatttttaaaattgtgtgtaaataatttatttatcaaaaaatataaataaaaagataTGGTTACAGTAAtgttaaaattacataaataaatttacTATTGTAATTTTTTAGGCAAAtgagaattttattaatatttcacTGCAAAAATAAGATATAAACAACTATTATAAGGCCAAAAATGGTACAAAGAACTCAAACTACTTCGGATTAAAAAGTTCCTTAGAATTTAGCAAAGAAACAAAAAATGTCAaccaaaaagggaaagaaaaaaaaccaTTGAAAATCTCGATATAAACTTCATTTGAAACCTTCAAAGCTTTCAACAAGACGTGAAATGCGATATAAACCTTATGGCTTATGAAATGCTTTATAGTTTAGGCCAAAATGGTAACACAGTTAGGACAGAATTTCTTACTGCATTTCTTTAGCCAAGCTCTAATACAACGATCATGGAATACATGAAAGCATGGTGTAGCACTAATCTCCGGTCCCTCCAAGAACCCAACCAAACAAATGAAACATAAATTCTCAGCAGGCTCTTCCACCACCACTTTCCTTAGCTTCCTAAACGCCTCCGCCGTCTCCCAAAAATCATCAGCCTCCTCATCGATACAATACGCATCCCCTTCTGCCAAATTCGGCTGTTCGTCCACCAATACCTCAATCTCCACCCGCATTCTCAACACTTTTCGGTTCTTATAACTCTCATTCGGAACCATGCCCAGCGCACAGCCAACGATTTCGTCTACCATGGAGTGACCAATGGGGATTTGCATTGAGTCCAATACGTCCCAGATGTTGGTGTCGTTCCAGTATTTGGTTACGACATCGTTTAACAACTGCTCCAGTCGTAGCTTGTGGGATTTCTGTTGGACGATAATTCTCGCCATGCCCGACTTCTTTCCTTCTTCATATTCTTTTTCTTCTCGTTCTGTTTTCTGGCTAGCAATGAAAGTTGCCTTAACATTAATCTCAAGTATCTTAGATGGCCACAACTGGTCTCCCGGGCATTGCAAATCGACGTCCCAAGCTTTGCATGAAGTTAAGTAACAAATTGGAGCTGATGACATAACTTCGACAATG
This is a stretch of genomic DNA from Gossypium arboreum isolate Shixiya-1 chromosome 11, ASM2569848v2, whole genome shotgun sequence. It encodes these proteins:
- the LOC108462030 gene encoding uncharacterized protein LOC108462030; the encoded protein is MSSAPICYLTSCKAWDVDLQCPGDQLWPSKILEINVKATFIASQKTEREEKEYEEGKKSGMARIIVQQKSHKLRLEQLLNDVVTKYWNDTNIWDVLDSMQIPIGHSMVDEIVGCALGMVPNESYKNRKVLRMRVEIEVLVDEQPNLAEGDAYCIDEEADDFWETAEAFRKLRKVVVEEPAENLCFICLVGFLEGPEISATPCFHVFHDRCIRAWLKKCSKKFCPNCVTILA